AATATCGGCACTCGAATCGACTTGGTTGTGGCGATATCGATCACGTCGTTTGAATTGTGCATACTGCAGCTTTGACCTGCTTTTTCATCCTTTCCGTCGGTAAGCAGAACGATCGCCCGCCGGCCTCTGGGAATTTCAGCTGCTTTTTTAACGGCTTCAACGGCCGTGTCATATAGGCAGGTGGCGGCATTCGGTTCGGCGGCCAGCGAGTTAACGGCGCTCTTTACGGCTTCGTGATCGTCTGAAAAATCCATTTTAAGGATCGGTTTATTATCGAAACTAAAAAGCGCCACCCGATCTTCTTTTGTCAGCATGGAAATAAAATTGACGGCAGCCTTTTTGGCTGCAATCATCGAGGTTTGACCGGAACTGTCCCGTGCCTGCATGCTGCCGCTGGTATCAATGACCAGTACAACAGCCATAGGATCCGTGGCGGGGGATACGTCATCAATNNNNNNNNNNNNNNNNNNNNNNNNNNNNAAAAAAAAAAAAAAAAAAAAGCCCGCAATGGGATTTTCGTCAGCGGCCGTCACGGTTGTATAGACCCGCACCTGATTTGCAAACCGATCATCAGCCTTCACGCTCTCGATATAGTTAATGGTCACATCTTGGACGGGCTGGCCCCCGGACTGCCCAATCATTAAGACCATCATCAGCAGGCCGGCTGCCAGGTATATTGCAAATTTGCAGCTCGAACGGTTTTCCTTCATCGCTAACGCCTCCTTCTCGAACCTGTGAAGTATAATGAAAGGCCGCGTGTGTGTCAACCGGAACAGCTTGGAGTCCCTTTTTTCAACCCCTTGACGACAAAGGCTTCCAGGTCGGGTTCGACTTCCGGATGCTTGGTTCTAATCACCTTGGGTTGAACATTCACCAAATGATAGATGCGTTCATATACGGTCTTACTGATAACAACTTCACCTGCTCCGGCGCCGTCACAATACCTCGAAGCACGGTTGACGGTATCGCCGATGACCGTATACTCCATACGCTCCGCAGACCCGATGAAACCATGAATCACTTCGCCGGTGTGAATACTGATCCCTACATCAAAAACAGGCCGCCTGCGCACCTGTCTGCCCTCTTGCAGTTTGTGGACCGCATGTTGCATCTCAAGCGCCGCCCGAACCGCCTTTTCACATTGCCGGTCGTCTTTTTCGGGACTGCCGAATACAGCCAAAACCGAATCGCCGATATATTTGTCTACAACACCGTCATGTTCGAAAATGATCGGGACGAAGGCATCGAACATCTCGTTGAGCATCCGGACAACTTCGTCCGGTTCCATCCTGGCGCTAAGCACAGTAAAGTTGCGCACGTCCGAGACAAGGATGGTAACCGGATCCATCCTTTCGCCTCCGATCTGCAAGCGGCTGCCGTTTGCAAATATTCGTTCGGCAATCTTGGGAGAAAATTGCCGTGAGAGCTGGGATTGCAGTTTTTCTTTGCGTTTCAGATCCTTGCGCAGCACATGATCCCTGACAAACATCGCCACCTGATTGGCGATGGCTCGCATCAATTCTAAATCGGTGCCAAAAAATGCTTCGTGGGTTAAGTAATTGTCAACGTACATGACGCCCAGAGACTGGCCTCCCAGCATCAGAGGGACATACATCGCCGACCGCACCCTATAGTAAACAGCACTTTGAGGCGTATCATTGCCGGCGGTGCTTTCAGCCGCAGCCGACCAGATAAACGGCTCACGTCGGTCGTAAGCCCGCTTGATCCAGGTCATACTCACGGAATGATCCCCCGGCGGCCAGTGGGCCTTTAAAAGCAGTTCTCCCCTCTGGTCCGGCAAGAGAACGGCACCGCGCTGGGCGTTGGGAATCGCCTGGCGCAAATGTTCCACCAGAATCTGCACCAGAGCATCCAGGGTTTCGGCGGCACTGAGCATCTGGCAAAGATCATTAAAGACTGCTAATTGCCGCCAAGATTGGGCGAGCATTTCATCCGCAGTTCCTTGGGCGGAGATTGCATACGGGCGTGCCGATACCTGCGTTAGATCGACAATCGTTCCTTCGGTGGCCGGTATCGGCTCTTTTTGAAAAAATGACGGCACCGGATCTGCAGCGGATATCGGTCGCTGCCTTTCCAACTGCTCGATCAGAGCGCTGGGAGATTCGGGTGCCGCACCTGGATCAGGTGTAGATGCCATCGGCTCTGCCGGCTCCCTGACAACGGCGGGGAAATCCGGAGCCGGATCCGGAACGGATACGGATACGGATAGGGATGGTGCCGGTTGCATCCGGACGTCTATCATCGTCCATCCAATTTGCACCTTATCCCCCGGCGTCAGCCGTGTCTTCGCTTTAATTTCAACGCCGTTTACCCACGTTCCATTCACGCTGCCCAAGTCTTCAATCCAGTATTCACCGGTTTTACAGGTAAGGCCTGCGTGCAGACGGGAAACATACTCATCTTCTACCAGGTCGATATCGACATGCTGGCCGGGATAAGGTTTGCGCCCGAAAATGATTGAATTTGAATCCGTCTCAAAGCGTTTCGGCGGTTTCAATGGTAGTGAATAATGGATGATCATATGAAGTTATTAAATTGATCTTTATGGATGGCGATCGACACCGCAACGGCTCAGGTTTGTTCCCAACTCCGCTGATTAATGTTTATATTTAAATACAATCACTTGTAGAAGTTTGTCAAGGATAATCAGGAGACGGTTATGGGCGCTGATCAAGAAATCAGTTGCCAAATCACCGTTTCTCCGTTATTTCTCGTAAAGAAAATTCCGATTCCATATCAAAAGGGCACGCGACAATAACCGGGAGCTGGATATATGCTGCCATTAGTTTCCAGTGAAGTTTAGTGAAAGGAACACCATGATATACATTGGAAATTTTCTATCCGTTACCGACCAGCAGGAAGTTCTGGAAGCCGATCGAAGGCATGGCGAGTTCAGTCTGATCATAGAGGCGGACAGTCACGAAACCGCCGTTGTCAAGTTCAAAGATCGCATCATCCAATTCAGGCAAACGAAAGACCTTTTTCAAGGCGACTGCCGCATATTTTTCATTCAGCTTGTGGAGTTTGATGCTTTCCCCAAAACCGATGCCGTGATGCTGAACTATAAATCCATCGTCGGCGACCCTTTCTTGCCCTTTATCGGCTGTTTAATTCCAACCGAAGTATCGGATTCTTGCCGGATTTTTGATTGGAGCGACAACAGACCGGAAATCGACGGCGTCAAGGAGAGGCTTTTTCTGGAATTTAGAGACGACAAAACCTATAGCCTTACGATGTAAATGACATGGGATGATAATATCCTATATCATCAACGCCAAAAATCTGTCGGCACTCATCAGCCAGGTGGCGTTCGGATGCTTTTGGCACACGTTCGGTTCCCCCGTTACCTGAACGCCTAATGTGGCAGGTTTCGGAAACCATCGCGATCTGTCTCTCAGAGATCGCGACACATCCGTTCCGCTGCTTTTGACTTCCACAGCGAGTATCGGTACGCCGTCGCGGGTGACCAGAAAATCGATTTCCTTTTTATCGAGGGTCCTTACGAAATACAGCCTGAAATCACCGTAACCCGTATCGCTCAGTGCCAAACAGGTGCGGTACAGGTTTGATGCGACCATGTTTTCCAGTCGCGCCGAGTCTTCAGAAGCGTAATACCAGTCAACATAGTACCATTTTTTTTCCTTTCGTATACCCCTGGATATTTTTTTTGACCACGGCCGCACCGGAAAGATCAGATAGAGGCGTTTTAACTGTTCGAGCCATCCTTTCACCGTTGTATGTGCCACCTCCAGTTCGCCGGCCAGATTGGACATGGACAGGGGGGCCATGATTCTGGATGCAAGGAGCAGCACTAGATTTTCAATCTTGTCCAGTTCAACCACGCGGCTGACGTCCCTTAAGTCTTCCCGGATAAGCAGGCTGATATAGTCTTGATGCCATTTTCGACAAAACCGATCCGACTGTTTTAAAAACGGCTCCGGGAAGGGTCCCAGGTGCAGCAGACTTTCATAGGCTTTACGGAACTCGGGCCCACCGGCATTTGAAACCGCTTCTTCAAAAACCCTGGCCAGTTGATCGAAACCGGATAAAAGCCATGACTCGGCTGCATGTGGCTGTTCCAGCGCTTCGCAAAGACCCAGCGGCATCATGTGAAACAGGTTGTAGCGTCCGATCAGGGAATCACCGGAACGCCGGAATAAATCGAGGCGGGCGCTTCCGGTGATCAGAAACCGGAAGTCGTCTTTGAAAAGATCATAGGTCCCTTTCAATATATCCCGCCAGCGAACCCGCTTGTGAATTTCATCGAACACGATCCAGGGATCTTGTACCGGCAGGCTGCGAGCCTTCGATTCGAAAAAGCGGCTGTCCATACGGTAAGCCTGCCGGGTGGCAATATCATCCCAATTAAAATAGAGCGCACCGCATCCTTTGGAAAACAGCAATCGTCTGGCCAACTCGGTTTTGCCAACCTGCCTGGGACCGGCCAGGAAAACCATGTGTCGTGCGGTAAGCTCCTCGTCAAAGATATAGGACTCCACGGTCCGGGGGATATAATCTTTTGAGTTCATGGACTCATTTTATCGCGACAATATGAGTGTGTCAACACGTACTGATCCAGCTGTTTCAATCTTGGCATCAGGGTTTAATATGCGGGGTCCCCGTTATAAATAAGCCGGTTTTGGGATTGAAGACCCTGCAGCCCCGTTAAAACGGGATCTCCGTTTCACTCCGACAATCTGCAGAACTCCTGCAGCGGACAACAGGACAATCAGCACCAAATATCTCTCATGGCTCTGTTTTAGGCCACAACGAAAAGCTCACTTGCCGGAAGGGGGGGCTTGGCGGTGGGCGAAATCACAGCTTGGTTTACAACCAACCCCATTGGTGTTTGTTGCTACTTTCAAGATCCGTTCTCCTTTTTTTTGGGCTTACGCACAGCAATGAAGTCAGGGCGACTCCAGCCGTTTCCCAAACTGTAGTGGGGTGCGACAAATGTTTCGCCATTGGCGAATAGACAGTACATTACTGCTTCTTCGAAGATATCCTTAGGTAACCTCTGCAATTCTAAAAGGTCAGTAAAAACATAAAGTTTGTGTAGAATTGGTAACAGGGTTTTGTCTTTTTTGATTTAGATCAAGAAGAAAGAAACGGCATAAGTGCATTCTTGATCACATCGCGGATATGTTGTGCGGCCGTCTTTGCCTTAGAGGCCTCTTCCTTGGTGTACTGCGTCGGCCAGTGCACGGGATAGCGTGTATCAAGATAAAATCGGTTCAGAAGCTTGCAGTCATTTAGAAGTGTTTGCAAGTCAGGGTCTTTTGTCAAGCAAGATTTCAAAAGCACAGGCAGGTCATGAACTCTCTTAAACTCCAGACCCCAACCGACTATAGCCGATTTGAGGTACTTTTCAGCAGCCTGATGAAAATGAAAACAGATTTGAGCGTAGAAAGTGCTTTCTTCTATGACCGATACAGCAAATTCGAAATCTTCATCCGCCTTCTTTAACCACTCGCTGATTACTTGCGGATCAACCATAAAGAATTCGGCCTTCTCTAAGAATGGTTTTAATAAACGGATCACTCAGTTTGATGCGTTCTTCAAATTCATCCGGACGGTAAACGAGCATATCCGAAGCGATATTTCGGTCGATCAGTTCATCCAGTTCGCGCATTCTGGCAAGGCCGTGTATAGGTACATCCTCTTTTATGATCAGAAAATCCAAGTCATTGACCTTATCGTATTCTTTCCGTGCGGCTGAACCGAACAGTATGATTTTCAATGGATTATACTTGCGGATGATCTGCTCCGTAATATTTTCAATTTCTGCTGTAATTTCATTTTGTTCCATTAAAGCTAAATAGCATTTATTTTTTGAAAATGCAAACGGAAATCACGATGTAAATTCAAACCGCTATAGGCAACATCCCGCATTGAGTTGACACAGGCTGCCGATCTCTGGTTGAAGCGGCACAGGATAGCTGCGCCTTGACCCTGCTTTTGGATCCGATTACCGACAACTTTTTCTCCAAAATTATGTCTTTTTATCGATAGAAAGCCTCTGTTTATCTCCGGCACCCCGAATTTTATCGATTCCGGGGAACCTCCCTCTCTCAGATCATCAAAGCAATACCCTTATACGAAAATCTCAACCAAACCGGGCTTCTTGAATCCCGCTCATGGCGGGAAAAACGACCTTTCAGGTCGTGTCAATCCTTATGGGTTAGCTGTTGTCAGTCAGGTGTGTAATAGTTCCAAAACATTCCACCAGACAGCATGCCCGATGGATCTTTTGGTACAAACAAGCGTGGGGAATGCCTGCTGTCTATTCCCTCTATGCCATTAAAACATTCTCTATAATAGTAGAGTATTACACAGAGAAGACCACTTACGGCATTTAATGTATTAAATAGACACGCAGTCCTAAAATATTTATCTCTTTCATGCTTTATTTTATTGTATCCCTTTGACCACCAATTAGGTGAAACATTAGTTTTTAGGGACGTACATTAGTTTATAAGTTGATTA
This sequence is a window from Candidatus Desulfatibia profunda. Protein-coding genes within it:
- a CDS encoding HEPN domain-containing protein, whose product is MVDPQVISEWLKKADEDFEFAVSVIEESTFYAQICFHFHQAAEKYLKSAIVGWGLEFKRVHDLPVLLKSCLTKDPDLQTLLNDCKLLNRFYLDTRYPVHWPTQYTKEEASKAKTAAQHIRDVIKNALMPFLSS
- a CDS encoding ATP-binding protein, producing MNSKDYIPRTVESYIFDEELTARHMVFLAGPRQVGKTELARRLLFSKGCGALYFNWDDIATRQAYRMDSRFFESKARSLPVQDPWIVFDEIHKRVRWRDILKGTYDLFKDDFRFLITGSARLDLFRRSGDSLIGRYNLFHMMPLGLCEALEQPHAAESWLLSGFDQLARVFEEAVSNAGGPEFRKAYESLLHLGPFPEPFLKQSDRFCRKWHQDYISLLIREDLRDVSRVVELDKIENLVLLLASRIMAPLSMSNLAGELEVAHTTVKGWLEQLKRLYLIFPVRPWSKKISRGIRKEKKWYYVDWYYASEDSARLENMVASNLYRTCLALSDTGYGDFRLYFVRTLDKKEIDFLVTRDGVPILAVEVKSSGTDVSRSLRDRSRWFPKPATLGVQVTGEPNVCQKHPNATWLMSADRFLALMI
- a CDS encoding FHA domain-containing protein, with translation MIIHYSLPLKPPKRFETDSNSIIFGRKPYPGQHVDIDLVEDEYVSRLHAGLTCKTGEYWIEDLGSVNGTWVNGVEIKAKTRLTPGDKVQIGWTMIDVRMQPAPSLSVSVSVPDPAPDFPAVVREPAEPMASTPDPGAAPESPSALIEQLERQRPISAADPVPSFFQKEPIPATEGTIVDLTQVSARPYAISAQGTADEMLAQSWRQLAVFNDLCQMLSAAETLDALVQILVEHLRQAIPNAQRGAVLLPDQRGELLLKAHWPPGDHSVSMTWIKRAYDRREPFIWSAAAESTAGNDTPQSAVYYRVRSAMYVPLMLGGQSLGVMYVDNYLTHEAFFGTDLELMRAIANQVAMFVRDHVLRKDLKRKEKLQSQLSRQFSPKIAERIFANGSRLQIGGERMDPVTILVSDVRNFTVLSARMEPDEVVRMLNEMFDAFVPIIFEHDGVVDKYIGDSVLAVFGSPEKDDRQCEKAVRAALEMQHAVHKLQEGRQVRRRPVFDVGISIHTGEVIHGFIGSAERMEYTVIGDTVNRASRYCDGAGAGEVVISKTVYERIYHLVNVQPKVIRTKHPEVEPDLEAFVVKGLKKGTPSCSG
- a CDS encoding nucleotidyltransferase domain-containing protein, which gives rise to MEQNEITAEIENITEQIIRKYNPLKIILFGSAARKEYDKVNDLDFLIIKEDVPIHGLARMRELDELIDRNIASDMLVYRPDEFEERIKLSDPFIKTILREGRILYG